A genomic window from Silene latifolia isolate original U9 population chromosome Y, ASM4854445v1, whole genome shotgun sequence includes:
- the LOC141627797 gene encoding uncharacterized protein LOC141627797 codes for MDLNFIKENLASRRESEQYRLGVRDFMRYATSDLSSSSGKIYCPCGKCVNNKLLSPDEVNLHLLSSGMMCNYSTWIFHGEQLEDTSVDEPMVTNPPLTHMQQLVHDAYGQRNEESGFNDSPPVINMSTNKWSNKSISKLLEILRLAIPNGEHLPKSFAEAKKVISKLGLDYIKIDACPKHCQLYWKEKIGDDTCSTCGTSRWKRVREQLTSTGRKKKKGIPANVLRYFPLKPRLKRLFMSKKTASYMRWHSEGRTKEDKVLRHPADSNAWQDFDSRYPNFGAESRNVRLGLASDGFNPFGMLSSTYSCWPVVLVPYNLPPWMCLKASSLILSTLIPGPSSPGNKIDVYLQPLIEELIELWDEGIETYDASKDETFTLHAGLLWTISDFPGYGMLSGWGVHGEKACPCCNSQTDSKWLYNSHKFCYMGSRRLLEENHDFRYNKEAFNGSEEHEVAPTTPSGAEVLRQIEDIQDFSGSKTWKKKSEFFKLPYWDSHLIRHNLDVMHIEKNVCDNVIGTLLNLEGKSKDNLKARRDLEVMGIRKELHPQERGSRYYLPPAPYTMSRVEKHAFCKLLHELKVPNGYAGNISREHVIKLEASKGPECLNEELRMLARGPLDVITKYQGYNVNGFSFRAKRYDKCTQNSGVVVVAKTSSYASASDRRPVLGDVTYYGRIIEIIELKYLGGYSTIMFKWRNPTDEPYIFATQAEQVFYIQDQVNEEWSVALKMKPKHVNDIGDDGLSEDEEIEPYHVSFLNLYSNTHENPSWVRLGVEGTLVDD; via the exons ATGGATTTGAATTTTATCAAGGAAAATTTGGCTAGTCGTAGAGAAAGTGAACAATACCGATTAGGAGTTCGTGACTTCATGAGATATGCTACTAGTGACCTATCCTCTTCTAGTGGTAAAATATATTGTCCTTGTGGGAAGTGTGTAAACAATAAATTGTTGAGTCCAGACGAAGTGAATTTACATTTGCTTAGTTCTGGAATGATGTGTAACTACTCCACTTGGATTTTCCATGGAGAGCAATTGGAGGACACATCGGTCGATGAACCTATGGTGACAAATCCACCTTTGACTCATATGCAACAGTTAGTTCATGATGCATATGGACAAAGAAATGAGGAGTCTGGTTTCAATGATTCTCCTCCTGTCATAAATATG AGTACTAACAAATGGAGTAATAAGTCTATTAGTAAGTTATTAGAAATTTTACGACTTGCAATTCCCAATGGTGAACACTTACCAAAATCATTTGCTGAAGCAAAGAAAGTTATTAGTAAGTTAGGCCTTGATTACATAAAAATTGATGCTTGCCCGAAACACTGCCAACTTTATTGGAAAGAGAAAATAGGTGATGATACATGTTCAACTTGTGGGACTTCAAGATGGAAAAGGGTTAGAGAACAATTGACAtcaacggggagaaaaaaaaagaaaggaattCCTGCCAATGTTTTACGGTATTTTCCGTTAAAGCCGAGACTTAAGAGACTTTTTATGTCTAAAAAGACGGCATCTTATATGAGGTGGCATTCTGAAGGAAGAACAAAAGAGGATAAAGTTCTAAGACATCCGGCTGATTCCAATGCTTGGCAAGACTTTGACTCTAGGTACCCTAATTTTGGTGCGGAGTCTCGTAATGTTAGACTTGGTTTAGCTAGTGATGGATTTAACCCTTTTGGAATGTTAAGTTCAACTTATAGTtgttggccagtagtgttggtaCCATACAACTTACCCCCTTGGATGTGTTTAAAAGCGTCATCTCTGATTTTATCCACCTTAATTCCGGGGCCGAGTAGTCCAGGAAATAAAATTGATGTGTATTTGCAACCCCTTATTGAAGAGTTAATTGAGTTATGGGATGAGGGCATTGAGACGTATGATGCTTCCAAAGACGAAACTTTTACTTTACATGCTGGATTACTTTGGACAATCAGCGATTTTCCAGGTTATGGCATGCTCTCTGGTTGGGGTGTACATGGTGAGAAAGCGTGTCCTTGTTGCAACTCCCAAACTGATTCAAAGTGGCTATATAATAGTCATAAGTTTTGTTATATGGGTAGTCGTCGACTTTTAGAGGAAAACCATGATTTTCGCTATAATAAAGAAGCTTTTAATGGAAGTGAAGAACATGAAGTTGCTCCTACAACGCCTTCTGGAGCTGAGGTTCTGCGCCAAATTGAGGATATTCAAGATTTCAGTGGTTCTAAAACTTGGAAGAAGAAGAGCGAATTCTTTAAATTACCTTATTGGGATTCTCATTTAATTCGCCATAACTTAGATGTCATGCACATTGAAAAAAATGTGTGTGATAATGTGATTGGTACATTGTTGAATTTGGAAGGAAAATCTAAAGATAACTTAAAAGCTCGTCGTGATTTGGAAGTTATGGGAATAAGAAAGGAACTTCACCCACAAGAAAGGGGATCAAGGTATTATCTACCACCAGCTCCATATACAATGTCCCGTGTCGAAAAGCATGCATTTTGTAAACTACTCCATGAACTTAAAGTTCCCAATGGCTATGCTGGAAACATATCAAG AGAACAT GTTATCAAATTGGAGGCGTCAAAGGGTCCAGAATGTTTGAATGAGGAACTTCGTATGCTAGCTCGTGGACCACTTGATGTTATTACTAAATACCAAGGATATAATGTCAATGGTTTTAGTTTTAGAGCCAAACGTTATGATAAATGTACTCAAAATAGTGGAGTGGTTGTAGTAGCAAAAACGTCAAGCTATGCTAGTGCTAGTGACAGAAGACCGGTATTAGGAGATGTTACTTACTATGGGAGAATAATAGAAATCATTGAATTGAAATATTTAGGAGGATACTCAACTATAATGTTTAAAT GGCGAAACCCGACAGATGAGCCATATATATTTGCCACACAAGCTGAGCAAGTGTTTTATATTCAAGACCAAGTTAACGAAGAATGGTCTGTTGCTTTGAAGATGAAACCGAAACATGTTAATGACATTGGTGACGATGGTTTGAGTGAGGATGAAGAAATTGAGCCATATCATGTCTCATTTCTAAACTTGTATTCGAACACCCATGAAAATCCTAGTTGGGTTAGGCTTGGTGTCGAAGGAACTTTGGTTGATGACTGA